From a single Brassica napus cultivar Da-Ae chromosome C9, Da-Ae, whole genome shotgun sequence genomic region:
- the LOC111213592 gene encoding 36.4 kDa proline-rich protein-like: protein MGSRVSASFFIFLIATVITLPPTIQACTPCTHPHPPVPKPPHQGGGGGGGGGGGGGGGGGGDGGGGGGGGGGRGGGKPPHHRGKGGSKPPYHGGKGGGPPHHGGGGGGPPHHGGGTSPPFVRPPPVVYPPPVVRPPPISRPPPVVYPPPMVRPPPVTTPPGILPPIINPPPVTTPPGILPPITTPPGLLPPIINPPPITTPPPSSGYPPYHGGPPSGGGSAQPTCPINALKLGACVDVLGGLIHIGLGNPVENVCCPVLQGLLELEAAVCLCTTIRLKLLNLNIFIPLALQALITCGINPPPGFICPPLT, encoded by the coding sequence ATGGGCTCGAGGGTTTCGGcttccttcttcattttcttgatCGCCACGGTCATCACATTGCCACCAACGATCCAAGCTTGCACTCCTTGCACTCACCCTCACCCTCCTGTCCCGAAGCCTCCACATcaaggtggtggtggtggcggcggcGGCGGTGGTGGAGGCGGTGGCGGTGGAGGCGGTGACGGTGGAGGCGGTGGAGGTGGaggcggtggaagaggaggcgGCAAACCACCACATCACAGAGGAAAAGGTGGTAGTAAACCGCCATATCACGGTGGAAAAGGTGGTGGGCCGCCGCAtcatggtggtggtggtggtgggccACCGCATCATGGTGGAGGGACATCACCGCCGTTTGTTAGACCTCCTCCGGTGGTTTATCCACCACCAGTGGTGAGGCCACCGCCTATCTCAAGACCTCCTCCAGTCGTCTATCCACCACCAATGGTAAGACCTCCTCCGGTCACAACTCCTCCAGGAATTCTCCCTCCGATCATTAACCCACCTCCGGTCACAACTCCTCCAGGAATTCTCCCTCCAATCACAACACCTCCAGGACTTCTCCCTCCGATCATTAACCCACCTCCGATCACAACTCCACCACCATCCTCTGGTTATCCACCGTATCATGGTGGTCCACCTTCCGGAGGAGGAAGTGCTCAACCAACTTGTCCGATCAACGCATTGAAGCTTGGAGCTTGTGTTGACGTTTTGGGAGGTTTGATTCATATTGGACTTGGAAATCCAGTGGAGAATGTGTGTTGTCCAGTGTTACAAGGGTTACTTGAGTTAGAAGCAGCCGTTTGTCTTTGCACAACCATAAGACTTAAGCTTCTCAACTTAAACATCTTCATTCCTCTTGCACTTCAAGCTCTCATCACTTGTGGAATCAATCCTCCTCCTGGTTTTATCTGCCCTCCTCTCACTTGA